A genome region from Candidatus Dependentiae bacterium includes the following:
- a CDS encoding NUDIX hydrolase: MKQYNFKKQLLLLLFLPVYIKADTIRLGVYAVITNQNNEILLTKTQSGSKVIYNFPGGGIDSGESFAQALKRECLEELGINITISKRIFSSQNLYPHKDFPYSRMFNLYYLVQTDELANALADDCIDIAWVSLDNLPLDEMLDVDKEFVKFYQSEIQV, encoded by the coding sequence ATGAAACAATACAATTTCAAAAAACAGTTACTCTTATTGTTATTTCTTCCCGTATACATCAAAGCTGATACAATTCGTTTAGGTGTTTACGCTGTTATCACAAACCAAAATAATGAAATATTATTGACTAAAACTCAATCAGGATCAAAAGTTATTTATAATTTCCCAGGAGGAGGTATCGATTCTGGTGAAAGTTTTGCACAAGCTTTAAAAAGAGAGTGTCTAGAAGAACTGGGCATTAATATAACAATAAGTAAGCGCATATTCAGTTCACAAAATTTGTATCCTCACAAAGATTTTCCTTACTCGCGCATGTTCAACCTATATTACCTTGTTCAAACTGATGAACTAGCAAATGCTTTAGCCGATGATTGCATCGATATCGCATGGGTTAGCTTAGACAACTTACCTTTGGATGAAATGCTTGATGTCGACAAAGAATTTGTCAAATTCTACCAAAGTGAAATTCAAGTGTAG
- a CDS encoding AAA family ATPase → MMTQKHSVILVQIFFIYIKLNSAHPEHRLETMLSTINPQNFAVLNTQRQPQIPTLPDHQSLLEQYKAELPSILVATKRINQAINHNPRLISIIKQLQDPDKYKHLTFPSRLLFTGPYGCGKTTGALALARHCNMNCLFIKSTSIGTERLNSGKEFIDNLFNNLISHPENKYIVIIDELLAVARFSHAGSDRQQDLTALTFWNCLDKIKNKRHICVVGTFDKDHDKIDPTIKRRFESNVIHFNPAEVPEIVEIMKDSLNHLPEDLPAAAMPRIFHRCSDDFLRQMASRASHLSIRNIKRLIGKTIALAIDETGDPNAIVEEKHIQEVWNQNNLDRFSRIYNHPLFKSVTTYQVISLCSFLTGIGLRTYGTFKDNEKFESSGNALIAASCIYYLMNEPHTKN, encoded by the coding sequence ATGATGACACAAAAACATTCTGTAATATTAGTTCAAATTTTTTTTATTTATATAAAGCTCAATTCAGCCCATCCAGAACATAGGCTAGAAACAATGCTTAGTACAATAAATCCTCAAAATTTCGCAGTCTTAAATACACAAAGGCAGCCTCAAATCCCAACTTTGCCCGATCACCAATCACTTCTGGAACAATATAAAGCAGAATTACCTTCTATTTTAGTTGCAACCAAACGTATTAATCAAGCAATAAATCATAACCCGCGCCTGATTAGTATAATTAAACAACTACAAGATCCTGACAAATATAAGCACTTAACATTCCCTTCTCGACTATTGTTCACTGGCCCTTACGGATGTGGAAAAACAACAGGAGCTTTAGCTCTAGCTCGCCACTGCAATATGAATTGCTTATTCATTAAAAGTACATCCATAGGAACAGAAAGACTAAACTCCGGTAAAGAGTTTATTGATAATTTATTCAATAATTTAATCTCGCATCCCGAAAATAAATATATAGTAATCATCGATGAACTATTAGCAGTCGCACGATTTTCTCATGCTGGTAGTGACCGACAACAAGACCTAACCGCATTAACTTTTTGGAACTGCCTAGATAAAATAAAAAACAAACGACATATTTGTGTAGTAGGCACCTTTGATAAGGATCATGATAAAATAGACCCAACAATAAAAAGGCGATTTGAAAGTAATGTCATTCATTTTAATCCTGCAGAGGTTCCTGAAATAGTAGAGATCATGAAAGATTCCTTAAATCATCTCCCCGAAGATCTTCCTGCAGCAGCAATGCCTAGAATCTTTCATAGATGTAGTGATGACTTTTTAAGACAAATGGCTAGCAGAGCATCTCATCTTTCAATTCGAAACATAAAAAGATTAATTGGAAAGACAATTGCACTGGCAATTGATGAAACTGGAGATCCTAATGCCATCGTTGAAGAAAAACATATTCAAGAGGTTTGGAACCAAAACAATCTTGATCGATTTTCAAGAATATACAATCACCCACTCTTTAAATCAGTTACGACCTATCAAGTAATTTCACTCTGCAGTTTTTTAACGGGCATAGGACTTAGAACCTACGGAACATTTAAAGACAATGAAAAATTTGAAAGTAGTGGAAACGCCTTAATCGCAGCTTCTTGCATTTATTATCTGATGAATGAGCCACACACAAAAAATTGA
- a CDS encoding tetratricopeptide repeat protein → MNKKTIITLPILAMHLSNMCIPSNTKNYDIVAVHMAHDQSGKNGSEQFNAKSEMQALKKMAESGNTTAMNELGIMFLNIREYQEAIDWFKKALEIESEQPVYNANIAHAYHSIGQLESARFHLEKAAQKGLTLALISLGNLAIEEKKYDEAIEWYQQAIEKDNKTKYKKKLAFAHKLNKNHQEAVNILKKIAQEEHDDEAMNQIGLIEYEQNNPQSAIHWFKKAIKIKNSSVYIFNLALTYQSVDKMDKAIEWYKKSAAKNCPLSLEKLGMYALDQGSYDQAIRLFKKAIKIDDENPNYYNSIARAYEQKGNDNLATEYYQKADELKKNIFSSLFLPY, encoded by the coding sequence ATGAATAAAAAAACAATTATTACTTTACCCATCTTGGCAATGCATCTATCTAACATGTGTATACCGTCCAATACTAAAAACTATGATATTGTTGCAGTTCACATGGCGCATGATCAATCAGGAAAAAATGGGTCTGAACAGTTCAATGCAAAAAGCGAAATGCAAGCTCTCAAAAAAATGGCTGAAAGTGGAAACACTACTGCAATGAATGAACTAGGAATTATGTTTCTTAACATTCGTGAATATCAAGAAGCTATTGATTGGTTTAAAAAAGCACTTGAGATAGAAAGTGAACAACCTGTTTATAACGCAAATATCGCACATGCATACCACAGTATTGGCCAATTAGAATCAGCAAGATTTCATTTGGAAAAAGCTGCCCAAAAAGGACTCACTCTTGCATTGATTTCACTTGGTAATCTGGCAATTGAAGAAAAAAAATATGATGAAGCTATCGAATGGTATCAACAAGCAATAGAAAAAGATAATAAAACAAAATACAAAAAAAAATTAGCCTTCGCTCATAAATTAAATAAAAATCATCAAGAAGCTGTAAACATTCTAAAAAAAATCGCGCAAGAAGAACATGATGACGAAGCAATGAACCAAATCGGTCTGATTGAATACGAACAAAATAATCCACAAAGCGCAATACACTGGTTCAAAAAAGCTATAAAAATCAAGAACAGCTCTGTATATATATTCAATTTAGCATTGACATACCAAAGCGTAGACAAAATGGACAAAGCTATCGAATGGTATAAAAAATCTGCTGCAAAAAATTGCCCTCTATCACTTGAAAAACTTGGCATGTATGCGCTTGATCAAGGAAGCTACGATCAAGCAATTAGGTTATTTAAAAAAGCCATAAAAATTGATGATGAAAATCCAAACTATTACAATTCAATAGCTCGTGCTTATGAACAAAAAGGCAATGATAATCTTGCAACTGAATATTACCAAAAGGCAGATGAATTAAAAAAGAACATATTTAGTTCTCTTTTTTTACCATACTAA